One part of the Chryseobacterium mulctrae genome encodes these proteins:
- a CDS encoding RidA family protein, translating to MKTIINTVNAPAAIGPYSQANLANGVLYISGQIPVDPATGKLVEGIEKETHQVMKNLEAILTEAGMTFKNVVKATIFLKSMDDFAVMNDIYASYLDAESFPARETVQVSCLPKNVDIEISMIAHQD from the coding sequence ATGAAAACAATCATCAACACAGTTAATGCTCCTGCAGCTATTGGTCCTTATTCTCAGGCAAATCTTGCCAACGGAGTTTTGTATATCTCTGGTCAGATTCCTGTAGATCCTGCAACGGGTAAACTGGTAGAAGGAATTGAAAAGGAAACACATCAGGTAATGAAAAACCTTGAAGCGATTCTTACAGAAGCAGGAATGACGTTTAAAAATGTGGTTAAAGCAACAATCTTCCTTAAAAGTATGGATGATTTTGCGGTGATGAATGATATTTATGCATCATATCTTGATGCTGAAAGCTTTCCGGCTCGTGAAACTGTACAGGTTTCTTGTTTGCCAAAGAATGTTGATATCGAAATTTCTATGATTGCACATCAGGATTAA